From the genome of Gemmatimonadota bacterium, one region includes:
- a CDS encoding CehA/McbA family metallohydrolase produces MSEEKGLVNPFVLSDGDGYMWLKGNLHSHSTNSDGRVSPQERVDGYVNQGYDYLCVSDHNNITFVETLTCPENFTLIQGAELHPDNPFGGDRHHFVALNISEDMDARAMPPQHVIDEVKKQGGSIWLAHPHWSGINILRDTMPLTGLAGIEVFNTTCRCAGRGESSVHWDDWMDLSGQLLPALGNDDSHAADSEARDTYQGWTMVRVKERSPEAIVEALESGAGYASTGPQIFDIQLHGGEGRAVEATVKCSPAQRIAAVLDSRGTEYHEGGKLFETATFTLRPGSKHVRFEIIAPNGDKAWSNPFDLTAL; encoded by the coding sequence ATGTCCGAAGAAAAAGGGTTGGTAAATCCGTTTGTTTTATCTGATGGCGATGGTTATATGTGGCTGAAGGGCAATTTGCACAGCCATTCGACAAATTCGGATGGGCGGGTCTCACCACAAGAACGCGTGGATGGGTATGTCAATCAGGGCTATGATTATTTGTGTGTATCCGATCACAATAATATCACATTTGTCGAAACACTGACCTGTCCTGAAAACTTTACGCTTATCCAGGGTGCTGAATTGCATCCCGATAATCCCTTTGGTGGGGACCGCCACCATTTTGTGGCACTCAATATTTCAGAGGATATGGATGCCCGGGCGATGCCCCCGCAACATGTGATTGATGAAGTTAAAAAACAGGGTGGCTCAATCTGGCTCGCACATCCGCACTGGAGCGGGATCAATATTTTGCGCGATACAATGCCGTTGACGGGTTTGGCGGGTATAGAGGTTTTTAATACGACCTGTCGGTGCGCCGGACGCGGTGAGTCTTCTGTGCACTGGGACGATTGGATGGATTTGTCCGGACAATTGCTCCCGGCACTGGGCAATGACGATTCCCACGCGGCTGATTCAGAAGCGCGCGATACGTATCAGGGCTGGACAATGGTGCGCGTGAAGGAGCGGTCGCCAGAAGCCATTGTTGAAGCCCTGGAATCCGGCGCGGGTTATGCGTCAACGGGTCCACAAATTTTTGATATTCAGTTGCATGGTGGGGAAGGCCGCGCGGTTGAAGCCACGGTAAAATGTTCACCTGCACAGCGCATTGCCGCGGTATTAGATTCGAGGGGGACCGAATACCATGAGGGTGGTAAGCTGTTTGAGACCGCCACATTTACGCTGCGGCCCGGTTCAAAACACGTGCGTTTTGAGATTATTGCACCAAATGGCGACAAGGCGTGGTCCAATCCCTTTGATCTCACCGCGCTTTAG
- a CDS encoding amidohydrolase/deacetylase family metallohydrolase — MAEQYDVLITGGTVIDPANGVHDALDVALKDGVVAAIGCDLGAADSVIDASGCLVMPGLIDLHTHVYKDVSSFGIEADDLCPRTGVTTSVDTGTAGWINYRGLERYVMEPSSTRILAYVNLSGVGLPWRRGEMVYEGYVSASECAQTVLNHPKTALGVKVRLYKGVGGDADVRDLLQIALEAANRCEKPLMVHISNADVLLRDLLQPLRPGDIVTHCFHGTQPASIIDNRGKVISEAWDARDRGVIFDIGHGLGSFSYDVGRAAMEDGFPPDTISSDIHSYNIDGPVYDLPTTMSKFLNLGMSLEEVIQRSTIEPAQVIDRENDLGHLGVGAAGDVAVFELEKGKFELTDAMQQVLMGEQRLVCRASVRAGKVWWTNRRIDE; from the coding sequence ATGGCTGAACAATACGATGTGTTGATAACAGGTGGTACGGTGATAGACCCGGCTAATGGCGTGCATGACGCGTTGGATGTGGCTTTGAAGGATGGCGTAGTAGCTGCTATTGGGTGCGATTTGGGGGCGGCCGATTCAGTAATTGATGCAAGCGGATGTCTCGTGATGCCGGGGCTGATTGATTTGCATACCCATGTGTACAAAGATGTGTCGAGTTTTGGGATAGAGGCCGATGACCTGTGTCCGCGCACAGGCGTGACAACGAGCGTTGATACGGGGACGGCGGGTTGGATTAATTATCGCGGATTGGAGCGCTATGTAATGGAACCGTCTTCAACGCGCATTTTGGCCTATGTCAATCTATCGGGTGTCGGCTTGCCCTGGCGGCGCGGCGAGATGGTGTATGAAGGCTATGTGTCGGCCAGTGAGTGCGCGCAGACGGTTTTGAATCACCCGAAAACAGCCCTGGGCGTTAAGGTGCGTTTGTACAAAGGCGTGGGTGGTGATGCGGATGTGCGCGATTTGTTGCAAATTGCCCTGGAAGCCGCCAATCGGTGCGAAAAACCCCTGATGGTTCATATCAGCAATGCCGATGTGCTTTTGCGCGACCTGCTCCAGCCTCTGCGCCCGGGCGATATTGTGACCCATTGTTTTCACGGTACACAACCCGCGTCGATTATCGACAACCGGGGAAAGGTGATTTCTGAGGCGTGGGATGCGCGAGACCGCGGGGTAATTTTTGACATCGGACACGGGTTGGGCAGTTTTAGTTACGACGTGGGGCGCGCAGCTATGGAAGATGGTTTTCCACCCGATACCATCAGCAGCGATATCCATTCGTACAATATCGATGGTCCTGTTTACGACTTGCCGACGACGATGTCCAAGTTTCTGAATTTGGGCATGTCGCTCGAGGAAGTGATTCAACGCTCAACCATTGAACCTGCACAGGTGATTGATCGAGAGAATGATCTCGGACACCTGGGGGTTGGTGCTGCGGGCGATGTCGCTGTATTTGAGTTGGAAAAGGGTAAATTTGAGTTGACCGATGCAATGCAGCAGGTGTTGATGGGCGAGCAACGGTTGGTTTGTCGTGCGTCTGTTCGGGCGGGGAAGGTCTGGTGGACGAATAGACGAATAGACGAATAG
- a CDS encoding NAD(P)-dependent oxidoreductase produces the protein MADERFLVTGALGCIGAWTVYNLVREGVPVTVFDLATEPRRLQLLLSDGELAQVNFVAGDIADLPDFEQALDDNEITHVIHLAGLQVPFCKADPPLGARVNVVGTANVFEAVKRRQERIDKVVYASSVAVFGAPEDYEPGAVMRDDSALMPHTHYGVYKQANEGTAHVYWLDEGVSSIGFRPYVVYGVGRDQGITSTPTTAMLAAAANLPYHISYGGRTVFQYADDTACAFIQAARADYAGAGAFNLGGFAPDMQDVKDAIDRAAPEAADKVTFEDIQLPFPQEVDGSGLEAAIGKVAHKPLTEGVAETVALFRELIAEGKIDAETYIAERS, from the coding sequence ATGGCTGACGAGCGTTTTTTAGTTACGGGTGCATTGGGGTGTATTGGCGCGTGGACTGTGTACAATCTGGTGCGCGAAGGGGTGCCGGTTACGGTATTCGATCTGGCGACAGAGCCTCGGCGGTTGCAATTGTTGCTGTCAGATGGCGAATTGGCTCAGGTGAACTTTGTCGCGGGCGATATTGCGGATTTGCCCGATTTTGAACAGGCGCTGGATGATAATGAGATTACGCATGTCATTCATCTGGCAGGGCTTCAAGTGCCGTTTTGCAAAGCCGATCCACCGCTCGGTGCGCGCGTCAATGTGGTGGGTACTGCAAATGTTTTTGAAGCTGTGAAACGCCGGCAGGAGCGTATTGACAAAGTGGTCTATGCGAGTTCTGTCGCGGTTTTTGGCGCGCCTGAGGATTACGAGCCGGGCGCTGTGATGCGAGATGATTCCGCACTGATGCCCCATACGCATTACGGCGTGTACAAACAGGCGAATGAGGGTACCGCACATGTGTATTGGCTCGACGAGGGTGTGTCTTCTATCGGTTTTCGGCCCTATGTAGTCTATGGGGTGGGGCGCGATCAGGGAATTACTTCTACGCCTACGACCGCTATGCTCGCAGCAGCGGCGAATTTGCCCTATCACATTTCTTATGGCGGGCGCACGGTTTTTCAATATGCCGATGATACGGCGTGCGCGTTTATTCAGGCTGCACGAGCCGATTACGCGGGTGCCGGAGCGTTTAATTTGGGTGGATTTGCACCCGATATGCAGGATGTGAAGGATGCGATTGATCGGGCAGCACCCGAGGCGGCGGATAAGGTCACGTTTGAAGATATCCAGTTGCCATTTCCCCAGGAAGTCGATGGCAGTGGGTTAGAGGCTGCGATTGGCAAAGTGGCGCACAAGCCGCTGACAGAAGGCGTGGCGGAAACTGTGGCACTGTTCCGCGAATTGATTGCCGAGGGAAAAATCGATGCGGAAACCTATATTGCGGAGCGATCGTGA
- a CDS encoding formylglycine-generating enzyme family protein, whose translation MQSVTRNIFVFVLLGFFTVASAQVSQEKMAAFKSPEMVVIPAGRFKMGCVSGRSCTNAERPVHEVTIKSFALSKYEVTFEEYDLFTDATGRERADDRGFGRGRRPVINITWDDAVAYTEWLSEQTGKNYRLPSEAEWEYAARAGTVTRYSWGHNLGHNRANCNGCGSQWDNEMSAPVGSFEANAWGLYDMHGNVWEWTQDWYNNRYVGAPKDGSAWEVGDRTARVVRGGAWYLEGFFLRSATRDRHSAFAGSLYVGFRVAQSL comes from the coding sequence ATGCAGAGTGTGACCAGGAATATTTTTGTTTTCGTCTTATTGGGATTTTTCACGGTTGCATCCGCTCAGGTTTCACAGGAGAAGATGGCTGCTTTTAAGTCGCCAGAGATGGTGGTGATTCCCGCGGGGCGTTTTAAGATGGGGTGCGTGTCCGGGAGAAGTTGCACCAATGCCGAAAGACCGGTGCATGAGGTGACGATTAAATCGTTTGCGCTGTCGAAGTACGAGGTGACATTTGAGGAATACGATCTCTTCACGGATGCGACGGGGCGCGAGCGAGCAGATGACAGAGGTTTTGGGCGCGGGCGGCGTCCGGTGATCAATATCACCTGGGATGATGCGGTGGCGTACACGGAATGGCTATCGGAGCAGACGGGAAAAAACTATCGTTTGCCGAGCGAGGCAGAGTGGGAGTATGCGGCGCGCGCAGGAACAGTGACGAGGTATAGCTGGGGACATAATCTCGGTCACAACCGCGCCAATTGCAATGGGTGCGGCAGTCAGTGGGATAATGAGATGTCAGCACCTGTGGGATCGTTCGAGGCCAATGCCTGGGGGCTTTACGACATGCACGGCAATGTGTGGGAATGGACTCAGGATTGGTATAATAATAGATATGTGGGAGCACCCAAGGACGGGTCTGCGTGGGAGGTCGGTGATCGCACTGCGCGCGTGGTGCGCGGCGGTGCCTGGTATCTGGAAGGGTTTTTCCTTCGCTCGGCTACTCGCGACCGACACAGTGCCTTTGCCGGGAGCCTTTATGTGGGGTTTCGAGTTGCTCAGAGTTTGTGA
- a CDS encoding efflux RND transporter periplasmic adaptor subunit encodes MIYNAMFLCGLFLMLIAARGNAQELILRAPLVPARSATVYAGMNARMQQVNFEVGDRVVKGDTLMVLIRRDLRVKEAAARIALKKAQTLKARWEMLHDKKLISDQQLENVRFDAEVAHCNWVTARMELDRTAIIAPQDGMVVEVNVKAGDWILAYTAVARVIDHMDLQVHLLVSEDMLNAIYKNMPLSAVMTAGGKRALLGRVVGISPIIDPENGTCKVTGLFLNAGKYVRPGALVNVIIGR; translated from the coding sequence ATGATATACAACGCGATGTTTCTGTGCGGCCTGTTCCTCATGCTCATTGCCGCAAGGGGCAATGCACAAGAACTGATATTGAGAGCACCTTTAGTACCTGCGCGGTCGGCGACGGTCTATGCCGGGATGAACGCGCGGATGCAGCAGGTCAACTTTGAGGTGGGAGACCGGGTGGTCAAAGGGGATACCCTTATGGTATTAATCCGCCGAGATCTGCGCGTGAAGGAAGCAGCAGCTCGAATTGCATTGAAGAAGGCCCAGACCCTGAAAGCGCGCTGGGAAATGTTGCACGATAAGAAACTGATCAGTGACCAGCAGCTTGAGAATGTCCGCTTTGATGCCGAGGTCGCGCACTGCAACTGGGTCACCGCGCGCATGGAACTGGACAGAACCGCGATCATCGCACCCCAGGACGGGATGGTGGTCGAGGTCAATGTAAAGGCAGGCGACTGGATACTGGCTTACACCGCGGTCGCGCGGGTGATCGACCATATGGACCTTCAGGTGCATCTGCTTGTGTCCGAGGACATGCTGAACGCGATCTATAAGAATATGCCGCTGTCTGCCGTGATGACCGCCGGGGGAAAGCGCGCGTTGCTCGGGCGCGTCGTCGGGATCAGTCCCATAATTGATCCGGAAAATGGGACGTGCAAAGTAACGGGTCTTTTTTTGAATGCGGGAAAGTATGTCCGCCCCGGCGCCCTGGTCAATGTGATTATCGGAAGGTGA
- a CDS encoding metal-dependent hydrolase, giving the protein MTAPTHIAFGLLTVAGSFSLFSLSFHRNLPAVACAIIGSLLPDVDSPRSSIGRAMPFASIPIERRWGHRSITHSLLCVLALSVVTLPLLAWDTACYAAILLGYMSHLIADSTTKSGVPLFYPHPAVCVFPGSAKYRVKTGSLMGEGTVLAVVVILLVAFMPVSHKGGIWRSFRYLMATPSAAYSDYRRANTETYLNFEGQWRHTREKVSGKALILDARPAWFWIFFNGRVLTCGEHGAILPDKVRVEETDRPVRIQTIRLKGETYQEMVERIPVNSFVSGLLEADASFEVGEEERLGGAVRFTTREIEFKFAQKKEVSRFRPVLRGLTERVKDLSRQKQEAFEKLEDLKMAYPPVHYLKRWEIEKELAEKQKEIEALKRKNVRFRGVLRIRLTGDQL; this is encoded by the coding sequence ATGACTGCACCTACACATATTGCATTTGGGCTGCTCACGGTAGCGGGATCCTTTTCGCTCTTTTCCTTGTCCTTTCACCGCAATCTTCCCGCGGTCGCATGCGCGATCATAGGGAGCCTGCTTCCGGATGTGGATTCGCCGAGAAGTTCTATTGGTCGGGCGATGCCCTTTGCTTCCATCCCGATTGAGCGGCGGTGGGGGCATCGCTCGATTACGCATTCGCTGCTCTGTGTGCTTGCGCTATCGGTTGTCACTTTGCCCTTACTCGCCTGGGACACCGCGTGTTATGCGGCCATACTCCTGGGCTATATGAGCCACTTGATCGCCGATAGTACGACCAAAAGCGGCGTGCCCTTGTTTTATCCCCATCCCGCGGTTTGTGTATTTCCCGGCAGCGCGAAATACAGGGTCAAAACCGGATCCCTTATGGGGGAGGGTACTGTATTGGCTGTGGTTGTCATACTGCTCGTGGCGTTCATGCCCGTATCACATAAGGGCGGTATCTGGCGATCATTTAGATACCTGATGGCGACGCCTTCGGCCGCATACTCAGATTATCGGAGAGCCAATACAGAAACCTATTTGAATTTTGAAGGACAATGGCGACACACGCGGGAGAAGGTGAGTGGAAAAGCCCTGATCCTCGATGCGAGACCCGCGTGGTTCTGGATCTTTTTCAATGGGCGAGTTCTGACATGCGGAGAACACGGCGCTATTTTGCCGGATAAGGTGCGCGTGGAGGAGACGGATCGCCCCGTGAGAATACAGACGATCCGGTTGAAAGGCGAGACCTATCAGGAGATGGTGGAACGGATTCCCGTAAACAGTTTTGTATCTGGGCTGCTTGAGGCAGATGCTTCTTTTGAAGTTGGAGAGGAAGAACGTCTGGGCGGTGCTGTCCGTTTCACTACTCGGGAGATTGAATTCAAATTTGCGCAAAAAAAGGAGGTTTCGCGGTTTCGGCCCGTTTTAAGAGGTCTCACTGAGCGCGTAAAAGATTTGTCAAGGCAGAAGCAAGAGGCTTTTGAAAAACTGGAGGACCTGAAAATGGCTTATCCGCCTGTTCACTACCTGAAACGGTGGGAAATTGAGAAAGAACTGGCGGAAAAGCAGAAAGAGATCGAGGCCCTGAAACGCAAAAACGTGCGATTCAGGGGTGTGTTACGTATTCGTCTGACAGGAGACCAACTATGA
- a CDS encoding tyrosine-type recombinase/integrase — MVHQSLVTRPAVPKALAQHELEALKSVRMNSRDRALIAVLSMCGLRVSEACSLTVDNIHWSTDTPSLRFADKRGKERVVPMNPEVQDVLREWLESRRFSDSEYVFCNLRNGQRLSRKTVWAALKTCAQRAGIRHVHPHMLRHTFGTDLADRDVPVERIKDLMGHASIEAASIYISVSEEQKRRSVDRIDRRSRLSRWWSRLKNRDYRFFARSRVGMGKTVGRDEELCQLTGNLSKGIDTLVVGPIGVGKSHLLALLDAENALKVKTLSPVKENLINIAEGLHKIGRLCPDGPDNFETIKKQHTRTSIQGWTDMVLGSVERNEFVLIVDDLSDMTASVGRLIDKLNRKFTIIAALPEVRKPYEKYFWKFECVEVEHLSTEDAKKLIRQCAAGADIEDYAMTETRVLQQSAGNPRAIIEIVERLRKEPAVTRSAVRDVSHTGARDQIDLTFAVVLILLFVVAARFFMRGIGSMEGYVLAGIGSAILVGIRFFMYRFKR; from the coding sequence ATGGTTCACCAGTCACTTGTAACCCGTCCAGCAGTACCAAAAGCGCTCGCGCAACACGAGCTTGAAGCACTCAAATCCGTACGCATGAATTCGCGTGATCGCGCGCTCATTGCCGTGCTCTCGATGTGTGGTCTGCGCGTATCCGAAGCGTGTTCACTCACGGTTGACAATATCCACTGGTCAACGGACACACCGAGCCTTCGCTTTGCGGATAAGCGTGGCAAAGAGCGCGTTGTCCCGATGAACCCCGAGGTGCAGGATGTGCTCCGAGAATGGCTGGAGTCCCGTCGGTTTTCGGATTCTGAATACGTCTTTTGCAATCTCCGCAACGGACAGCGTCTCAGCCGCAAGACCGTGTGGGCAGCCCTGAAGACCTGCGCCCAGCGCGCGGGGATCCGCCACGTCCATCCGCACATGCTCAGGCACACCTTCGGCACAGACCTCGCAGATCGGGATGTGCCGGTTGAGCGGATCAAGGACTTGATGGGGCATGCGTCCATTGAGGCGGCGTCCATTTACATCTCTGTTAGTGAAGAGCAAAAGCGGCGTTCTGTTGATCGCATTGACCGCAGATCGCGGTTGTCGCGGTGGTGGTCGCGCCTGAAGAATCGCGATTACAGATTCTTTGCGCGGTCGAGGGTCGGGATGGGAAAGACAGTGGGACGCGATGAGGAATTGTGCCAGCTCACAGGCAACTTGAGCAAGGGTATTGATACCCTGGTCGTTGGTCCAATCGGCGTGGGCAAAAGCCATTTGCTCGCGCTACTCGACGCAGAGAACGCACTGAAGGTAAAGACGCTTTCACCAGTGAAAGAGAACCTGATAAATATTGCGGAGGGGTTGCACAAAATCGGAAGGCTATGTCCGGATGGTCCAGACAACTTTGAAACGATCAAAAAGCAACACACCCGCACGAGCATTCAGGGCTGGACCGATATGGTGCTCGGCTCAGTTGAGAGAAACGAGTTCGTGTTGATCGTGGATGACCTGTCGGATATGACCGCCTCCGTCGGGCGATTAATCGACAAACTCAACCGCAAGTTTACCATTATTGCTGCTCTACCAGAAGTCCGGAAGCCTTACGAGAAATACTTCTGGAAGTTCGAATGCGTAGAAGTAGAGCACCTATCTACCGAGGACGCCAAGAAGCTGATCCGCCAGTGCGCCGCGGGCGCCGACATAGAAGACTACGCCATGACCGAGACTCGGGTATTACAACAGAGTGCTGGCAATCCGCGCGCCATTATTGAGATTGTGGAACGGCTTCGCAAAGAACCGGCGGTAACCCGATCCGCGGTCAGGGATGTGTCCCACACGGGCGCGCGAGATCAGATCGATCTCACGTTCGCCGTGGTGCTGATTCTCCTATTCGTGGTCGCGGCGCGATTCTTCATGCGCGGTATCGGGAGTATGGAGGGCTATGTGCTGGCGGGTATTGGCAGCGCGATTCTTGTAGGCATTCGATTCTTTATGTACAGGTTCAAACGATGA
- a CDS encoding helix-turn-helix transcriptional regulator, with product MKTQKTTDAVAILHKRYVEGDQEMEVLLKTERIHAEVAAQLYQIRIESGLSQRELAKKVGTSASVICRLENADYEGHSLAMLRRIAAALHKQIRISFHPLQETVSSR from the coding sequence ATGAAAACACAAAAAACTACCGATGCCGTAGCGATTCTTCACAAACGCTATGTTGAAGGCGACCAGGAAATGGAAGTCCTGTTAAAAACAGAAAGAATACACGCCGAAGTTGCTGCCCAACTTTACCAGATCAGAATCGAGTCTGGACTGTCCCAACGAGAATTGGCAAAAAAGGTTGGGACATCGGCATCTGTCATCTGCAGACTTGAAAATGCAGACTACGAAGGGCACTCACTGGCTATGCTACGGCGAATCGCCGCCGCATTACATAAACAGATTCGAATTTCTTTTCATCCTCTGCAAGAAACAGTATCATCTCGCTAA
- a CDS encoding type II toxin-antitoxin system RelE/ParE family toxin — MPEIQVIFYQETNGNVPVLAWLDALLPKVKAKCIVKIERLQKLGHELRRPESDYLRDDIYELRIAYRGIQYRLLYFFWGRNATVISHGIVKEQRVPSTEINLAIQRKRNFEQNPGRHTYSLEND; from the coding sequence ATGCCGGAAATCCAGGTCATATTCTATCAAGAAACGAATGGAAACGTTCCAGTTCTCGCCTGGCTTGACGCACTCCTTCCTAAAGTCAAAGCCAAATGTATCGTGAAAATTGAACGACTCCAAAAATTAGGTCATGAACTTCGGAGGCCCGAATCTGATTACTTGAGAGACGACATCTATGAGCTTCGCATCGCTTATCGCGGCATTCAATATCGGCTTCTTTACTTTTTTTGGGGACGTAATGCCACTGTGATTTCACACGGTATTGTTAAAGAACAGCGCGTGCCTTCCACAGAAATTAACCTCGCAATTCAAAGAAAAAGAAACTTTGAACAGAACCCCGGGCGACACACCTATTCGCTGGAGAATGATTGA